One genomic window of Arachis hypogaea cultivar Tifrunner chromosome 8, arahy.Tifrunner.gnm2.J5K5, whole genome shotgun sequence includes the following:
- the LOC112706945 gene encoding NDR1/HIN1-like protein 12 yields MSKKECPHHDDDDNHQLHRQILAGILGFIFLVLLVIFLIWIILRPTKPRFILQDATVYTFNFSTTGAAIPTPNTLTTTMQVTLTSFNPNQRIGIYYTKLDVYASYRGQQISLATQLPPSYQGHRDVTVWSPFLYGNAVPVSPFLLEPLQQDQNAGDVLVNVKVNGRVKWKVGTWVSGRYHVYANCPAYIKFVGGDRDNAVGASAPEVKLASPGLKLSLVQSCNVDV; encoded by the coding sequence ATGTCGAAGAAGGAATGCCCCCATCATGACGACGACGATAACCACCAGCTCCACCGCCAAATACTCGCCGGAATCCTCGGATTCATCTTCCTCGTACTCCTCGTGATCTTCCTCATATGGATCATCCTTCGTCCAACCAAGCCACGCTTCATTCTCCAAGACGCCACCGTCTACACCTTCAACTTCTCCACCACCGGCGCCGCCATACCAACCCCGAACACCCTCACCACCACCATGCAAGTAACCCTCACATCCTTCAATCCAAACCAGCGCATAGGCATATACTACACCAAGCTCGACGTCTATGCCTCCTACCGCGGCCAGCAGATCTCCCTCGCCACCCAGCTTCCGCCGTCCTACCAGGGCCATCGTGACGTCACTGTTTGGTCGCCGTTTCTGTACGGTAACGCCGTGCCTGTGTCGCCGTTTCTGTTGGAGCCGTTGCAGCAGGACCAGAATGCTGGTGATGTGCTGGTCAACGTTAAGGTCAACGGAAGGGTTAAGTGGAAGGTGGGGACGTGGGTCTCCGGGAGGTACCACGTGTACGCCAACTGCCCGGCATACATCAAGTTCGTCGGCGGCGACCGGGATAATGCCGTCGGAGCTTCGGCTCCGGAGGTGAAGCTGGCAAGTCCGGGGTTAAAGCTTTCACTTGTGCAGAGTTGCAACGTTGATgtttaa